The sequence GCGGGTTGTGCAACTTGTAGACGCGTCGGTAGATACGCTGGAAGGCGGCGTCCTGGTCGGACGGCGTGCGGTACTCGGCGAGGAAACGATCGACGCTGGCGCGCAGCGTCGGTGCGTTGCGGCGAACGAACCAGGTCATGTCGCCCTGCCGGTCCAGCACCAGGTGCTTGTCCAGGCGCAGCTTGGGCATCACCTTGACCCAACGTTCGGCAATGGGCTGCTCGACCGCCGTCAGCGGATAGATGCCCGCCTGGACCATCTCCAGCACATCCTCCACCGCCAGGGTCGAATCGACCCATTCGATGACGATGGGCGCCAGCTTGCGGGCCGCCAGGCGCTCGTTCACCTGGCGCAACGCATCGCCGGCCGCGCTGCCCACGGGCAACGCGATACTGCGTCCGGACAACTGCTCCAGCCGCTGGTAGCGCCGCTGCCCCTGGCGGCTGACCAGCACGATGGGCACATCCTTGCGCAGCGGCGCACTGGCGCTGACATTGGCGCCGACGCCGTGGCCGACCAGTTCGCCAGGCGCCACCAGGTCGCCCTCGCCACGCTGCAGCGCGGCCAGCAACCGGTCCTTGGGCATGGGAATGATCTTCAGCTTGATTTCGCGCCCATCGCGGGCATTGCGATTGAGGTACTGCTCGAAGGCGCGGATACGGTGGTACTCGATGCCGACCGACTGGCCCTTGACCTCGCCCGAGCTGTTGCGGCTCTGGTTGACCAGTACCTTGAGCACGCCACTACGGCGGATCTGCGCCAGGTCGCGGGCTTCGCCAGGCTGCTGCCAGACCTCCGGCGGCCCCACCAGGCGCGCGCTGGCCGTGACGGGCAACAGCGCCAGCAGGCAGAGCAGAAACAGCAACGGTCGCGTCATCGATTCTCCAGGGACTGGGCGGGGCGTCAGCGCGCGCCCAAACCTCTGGAACTGCTGCGCCACGTATCGCTGTCTGGCGAGTGAAGGGCGCGGAGAGTGTCACAGCTGCGTGCCCTATGCCAGGAAAAGCGTCGTATCGACTTCAACATCCGCCTACAAGTTCATGTAATTATTGGATTTTTTTATTTATTTCGAGCTTTGTTATGCTGCCCTGCTCCAACTTGAGGTAGCACGATGCAACTCATCGACATCGGCGTCAATCTGACCCACCCCAGCCTCGCCCGCGACGCACGCGCCCTGCTGGAACGCGCACAGGCCGCCGGCGTCTGCCAGATGGTGCTGACCGGAACCAATCCGGAAGACAGCGAAAAAGCCCTGCTGGCAGCCGAACAACTGGACGAAAGCGGTCTGCGCCTGTTCAGCACCGCCGGCATCCATCCCCATGAAGCCAGCGACTGGAACAGCGATAGCGAACGCCAGCTGCGCGCCTTGCTGGGCGAGGCACGCGTATGCGCGGTGGGTGAATGCGGCCTGGACTTCAATCGGGACTTCTCGCCACGCCCGCTGCAGGAGAAAGCCCTGGAAGAACAACTGGCCCTGGCCGTGGAGCTGGGCAAGCCGGTGTTCCTCCATGAGCGCGACGCCGACGAACGCCTGCTGGCGATAGTGCGGGAATTCCGCGACCGGCTGAGCGCCGCCGTGGTGCACTGCTTCACCGGCGAAAAGCGCGCCCTGTATGGCTACCTCGACCTCGACCTGCACATCGGCATCACCGGCTGGATCTGCGATGAGCGCCGTGGCACGCACCTGCACAGCCTGGTACGCGACATCCCCCGAGGCCGCCTGATGCTGGAAAGCGACGCCCCCTACCTGCTCCCACGCAGCCTGCGGCCCAAACCCAAGCACGGCCACAACGAGCCGGCGTTTCTCGGTGAAGTGCTGCGGGAAGTCGCGCAGCATCGCGGCGAAACCCAGGAAGACCTCGCGCGCCATACCACGGCCTGCGCCCGCGATTTCTTCGGCCTGCCAGTCATCGACTGAGCCAGGCAATCCAGCACCTGTTGATTCGGATCAATTCCGCCAGGAAATTCCTGTCAGAAAATACTGGCACCTTGCCAATACTTTCCGAGCCACAAGAAGAACATCATGGGCACCTGGATTCGCGATCTCTCCCTCAAATACAAGTTCTGGGCCGTCAATGCGGTAGCCTTCCTCACCACCCTTTTGCTGGTCCTCCATGCGCTCCACCTGGAGCGGCAGGGCCGCGCCGACGACGCCCGCAAGGCCGCCGCGGCGCAGGCGCAATGGCTGCAGTCCTGGCCCGCCGGCCAGCCCCTGCCCGCTTCGCCACAGCTGCTCAGCTTCGCCGCCGGCGACACGGCGAAACTGCCCGGCGGACAGTCCCTGGCCAACACCAATGGCTGGGTCGCGCTGGAGCACGACGCGCTGTTCGGTGACGACCCCATAATCGGCGCCCAGGTGTTCGACCGCGCCGACGGCCAGCGCGTCGCCGTGCTCGCCAGTAGCCCGAGCCTCGCCCAGGTGTTCGCCGCACGCGTCTTCGACTACGGGATTTCGGTATTCCTGCTGATGCTCGCCCTGCTGGCCGCGTCGCAGTTGCTGATCCGCTTCCTGCTCAGCCACCTCGACACCCTCAAGGGCGTGATGCTGCACGTCGAGCGCAGCGGCGACCTCTCCGCCCGCGTGCCACTGGAAAGCCGCGACGAAGTGGGCCAGATGGCCGGCGCCTTCAATGCCATGCAGGCCGGCTATGAACGGGTGGTCAGCACCGTGGCCCAGGCAGTGGCCCGCCTCGACGAGGGCGCCGCGCGTCTGGCCGGCAGCATGGGCGAAGTGCGCCAGGGCATGCTCGGCCAGCAAAGCGAGACCGACCAGGCCGCCACCGCCATCAACGAGATGTCCGCCACCGTCCACCATATCGCCCAGCACGCCGCCGATACCCGTGACCAGTCGCAGAACGCCGACCAGTTGGCCGGTGCCGGACGACTGGTGGTGGAGCGGGTCGAAACCTCCATCGCCGGGCTCTCCTCCGGCGTGCAGCAAACGGCCGAGACCATCCAGCGCCTGGCCGAGGACAGCCAGAAGATCAGCGGCGTGGTGAATGTCATCCATGGCATCGCCGAGCAGACCAACCTGCTGGCGTTGAACGCCGCCATCGAAGCCGCCCGCGCCGGCGAAATGGGCCGCGGCTTCGCCGTGGTGGCCGATGAGGTGCGCAACCTGGCCAAGCGCGTCCAGGACTCCACCGACGAGATCACCAGCATGATCAACACCCTCCAGGCCGGCACCCGCGATGCCGTGGAGTTCATGCGGGAAAGCTCGCTCAAGGCCGACGATTGCGTGCAGGCCGCCCACGAAGCCGGCGCGGCGCTTGCCGCCATCACCGGCGCGGTGGCGCAGATGCGCGAGAGCAACACCCAGATCGCCGTGGCCGCCGAGCAGCAGAGCCAGGTGGCCGAGGAAATGACCCGCGCGGTAGTAGGGATTCGCGACGTCACCGAACTCACGGTCGGCCAGACCGTCGAATCGGCCGCCACCAGCAACCAACTGGCGGGCCTGGCCAGCGAGCTGTCCCTGGCCATCCGCCAGCTCAAGCTGCGCGCCTGATGGGCTAGTACAAGACGCTATCCGCCCCATAGGCAGAAGGCATTCGCCGGCCCGCGAGGGCCGGACTATGCTCCCGGCATTCCCTCGAGGAGCCGACCATGGGCAAACGACTTCCCAACCTGCACGCGTGGCAATGGCGGAGCTACTCCGACAACCACCAGCATCCCGCCAACCTGATACTCCACGTGCTCGCCGTGCCGCTGTTCATCCTGGCGGCGATCACGCTGGTCTACGGATTGTTCAGCTTCAGTTTCCGTCCCCTGGTGCTGGGCATCATCGGCATCGCCGCGTCCCTGGCCCTGCAGGCCCGGGGACACAAGCTCGAAGCCCAGCAACCGGAACCCTTCGCGGGCCGCCGTGACGCCATGGGTCGGTTGCTGGTGGAACAGTTCGTCACCTTCCCACGCTTCCTGCTCAGCGGCCGTTGGTGGCGCAACTGGCGCAATAAGCGCTGAGGCCGTCCTTCGCTTCGAATCGGCGCGGGGATCGTTCGCGATAGCGTAGCCCGGATGTAATCCGGGGGATGGCGCGCACCGCTACCTCTCCCCGCCGCGATCAGCCGAACACCACCACGGTCTGCCGGCTCAGGGCCACCAGTTCGCCGGAGGCCGACCAGAGCGCCGCCGCCGCGTGGCCATAGCCATCGCGCGCGTGCTCGATGCGCGCGCGGTACTTGCACCAGTCGAGGGTATCCAGCGCCGCCAGCGGCTGGACGAATTCAATGGTCCAGGTCAGGGTGCTGCCCGGTGCCGGCGACGGCAGGTGCGGCACGGTGGCCGGCGGCCAGGCATCCACCAGGGCCAGCAGGTGGGACTCGGTCAGGGGCTCCTGAACCACGTCGCCACGGAAACGCACCCAGCCGCCCATGTCACGCTCGCGGCTGCCGGAGAAGGGCAAGCCGCCAATCGACCAGCGCATCGCCAGGTGGCGGGTGAATTCCGGGGTGACTCCCGGAATGAAGGGCAGCTCGTAGCAATCCTCCACCGGCTTCATCTCGGGCGCGGGCTCGGCGTCCATCTGCACCACCGACTGCCGCGAGCCGCCAAAGCTGCCCTGCACCAGCGCCACCACCTGGCCCTTCTGCACCACGCGGCAGAACACCTGGCTGACGGCCTTGCCTTCGCGCAGCAGCTCGGCTTCGAAACTGGCCGGAACCTCGGGCTCCAGCGGACCCACGAAGGTGGTGGCCAGGGAGCGCACCGGTCGCCCCGCTTCGACCTTCGCACGCATGGCCTCGAAGGCCAGCGCAGCGACCACGCCACCGAAGGCCGCCCTTCCCTGTCCCCAGGCCGCAGGCACCACCACGGCGCTCGGGTTGCTGCGAGCGGCCTGGATCAATTCGGAAAATCTCATCGCAAATCCCTGTAGTCGAATGCCCAGTCGGCGATCTTAGGGCATTGGCTCACCCAGCCGAAAGGTGCGCCGCAGGGCTGCCGCGCCAAGGCTGAGGGGAGATGCGCCAAGTACTTCAGGACAGGCGTCGCAACAGCTTCTCCAGCACCCGGTCAGAGCGCACTTCGGCCGCATGCAGCGCCACCTGCCAGGCACGCACGCGTGGTCGCAGGTCCGGTTCATGTTCGGCCCGGGCCAGCCACTGCAGGTTGTCGTGCCATTTACCCAGCGCCGATTGCGCGCCCACCAGCAGACGCATGGTCCTGGGTGAAAGGCTGACGACGCCCTGATATGCGTCCAGCCCATAGCGCAGGCGCTTGATCAGCAGGCGCAGGCGATGGCGGTCGTGGGCGGGATCACGCAGGCCCCGTTCGAGCCGGCGCCGGCTCTTGCGCAAGGAGTTTTCAACGGATTGGCGCGGTGCCTTCATCAACTTTTCGCGGTCGTAGACCCGCATCAGGTGCGGCCAGGCTTCCAACACCTGGAACAGGCGCGTCAACTCCGGCGCCAGGAGGAGTTGCGCGTAACCACTGCGCCGTGCCTTTTCGCGCGGGGTGGTGAGGCGATCCAGGCCATGGCCGCGCAGCTCGGCTATCAGTACTTCCAGGTCCCGCAGCGGCCCACTCAGCCTCGCCAGGTCGGCCGCCGCCTCATTCAGCACGTCCACCGCCGGGAGTCCCCGCAGCGGGCGCAACAGGCTGCGCAGGCGCCGGGTGGTCACCCGCAGATCGTGCAGCGCCTCCGCGTCCGTACCCGCAGCCAGGCGTTCGACACAGGCTCGCAGGCGGACCTCAAGACCAATGACCTGAGCGATCAGGTCGTCCAGCATTCTGGCCATTATCGGCATCTCCAGACATCAGGCCTGCGTGTGGGCAGGGCATTACTCAGCATGGATCATCCGCGCACACCCCGCAGGCGCCAGGGCAACGCCTTGCGCAGCGCGCGCAGCGGCTTGGCCGGGTCGGCAGCGGGCCGATCCGCGTAGCGGCTGGCTTCGAAGGCGGCAAGGAAGGCGCTGATCTGCGCCGCCTGGCGGGGCAGCTCGCGGCTGGCCCGCTCGGCGAATGTCCGTGCACCTTCACCCTTGCGGCGCTGCACGCCATGGCGCGCGAGCAACCGCTCGAATACCTGGAACTGGCGCAGCTGCCGGTCGCGCTCGCGGCGCCAGGGCGCGAACAGCACCAGCGCCAGCAGCGCCAGCAACACCGCCCCCGCGGCCACCAGGCCGATGCCCAGGGCGCGACCATCGATGCTGCCGAACCAGCCCCGAACCAGCTGCAGCTGCAACTCGCCCTGGTAGCCCAGCACCCAGCGCTGCCAGCCGTAATTGAGGTTGTCCCAACCGAGGCGCAGCTGGTTCAGCCAGGCCAACTGACGGAAGCGCAGCGGCGACAACGGAGAACCTTCGAGGAAGCTCTGTTCGCCTGCCAGGGCCTCCTCCAGGCCGCGTTCGATGCGGCTCGGCGACACCTGGAAGGTGGGATCGACGCTCACCCAGCCACGCCCCGGCAGCCAGTACTCCACCCAGGCATGGGCGTCGAACTGGTGCACCAGCACATAGTTGCCACTGGGGTTGAGCTCACCCCCCTGGTAACCCGCCACCACCCGCGCGGGAATCCCGGCGGCACGCAGCACGAAGGTCATCGCGCCGGCGTAGTGGGCACAGAAGCCACGGCGGGTATCGAAGAGGAAGGCGTCGACATTGTCCGTCCCCAGGGGCGGCGGCTTCAGGGTGTAGACGAAGGGCTCGCGATTGAAGTGGGCGAGCAACGCCTCCACCAACTGTTGCGGCTCGGCATGCCGCTGCTTCAGCTCCTCGGCCCAGGCGCGGCTGCGCGGATCGCCTTGCGGCGGCAACTGCAGGGCACGGCGCAAGGTCGCCGGATCACCTTCGGGTTCGCGCAGCGCAGCGGGCCAGGAGGTGACCTGATAGAGCAGTGGCCTCTCCACCGGCCGGCGCCGTTCCAGACCGAAATCGGCGCGGGCGCGAACGCCCTCGGCGCTTGTCTCGGCCACGTCCAGGCCGAACAGCCAGGGCCGGGCACTGGGCTGCATGACGATGCTGTAGCGCAACGGCTCGCCCTGCCGGCGCCAGATGGCGGCCGGTCCCTGCTGGGCCCCCAGGGTCTGGGACCAGCGACGGCCGTCGAAACGCTCCAGGGTCAGGGCACGCCAGTAGAGCTGGTTCAGCGGCGGTACGGGGCCTTCGAAGCTGGCGCGGAAGGCCAGGTCGCCGGAACGGCTGAGCTCGGCGATATCCGCCGGGCTCATCACATCGGACAGGCCGGTGACACCCTTGTCGCTGGGCAGCGGCAGCGACCAGAGCGGCCCCAGGCGCGGAAAGAACAGGAACAGCAGCAGCATCAGCGGAATGGCCTGCAGCAGCAGGCCGCCGGCGGCCTTCAGCGGCACCAGGGGCCGCTCGGCGAAGCGACTCTGCTGCAAGCCCACCAGCGCGGCCAGCAGGGCGCAGACGGGCAACAGGCTGTATAGCGCGGCGAGCATGCCGTCGTTGAACAGGTAGGCGGTGACCTGGGTGAAGAAGCCCAGCAGGATCAGCACCAGCGCGTCCCGCTGGCTGCGCAGTTCCACCAGCTTGAGGATGAACACCGCCACCAGCAGCACCACGGCGGCCTCCAGCCCCACCAAAGTGCCCCTGGAGAAGAACACGCCAAGGCCGGCCGCCAGGATCAGCCCGATCCTGACCAGGCGGCCGGGGTACTCTGCGCGCATGCGGAAGATCTGGATGCGCCACGCCGCGCAGCCCAGCCACATGGCGATGATCCACAGGGGCAGGTACGGCAGGTGCGGCAGGATCACCAGCACCTGGGCCACCAGCAGCCAGGTCAGGCCGATGCGGGTAATCGGCAGGCTGGCCTTCATCGGGCGTGGCCGTACAGCGCCAGGGCGCGCAGACAGGCCTCACGGTGGGCTTCGCCGACGTCCGGCGCCAGCACCTGGCCGCCCAGGCGCAGGCCGAACGGCTGGCCACGGGAAGAAAACTGCAGCACCCAGTGGCAGAGCATGCCCAGGCGCTGCTCCAGGCCTCCATCGACTCGTTCCAGGTCGAGCCACAGATCGCGCCCGGCGAGGGCGGCGAACTCCTTCACGAACAGCCCCTGGCCACGGGAATAGGCCTTCCAGTGCAGGCGCCGGCGCGAATCTCCCGGCTGGTAGGCACGCAGCCCCTGGTAGTCGTCGGCCCCCACGCCCAGCACATGCTGGCCGTCATCCTCCTCATCCTCGCCCTGCCCCGGCGTCAGCGGCAGGTCGCCCGCCAGCGGATGGGGGTACACCAGCAGCGCCTGGTCCAGGTCGATCC is a genomic window of Pseudomonas resinovorans NBRC 106553 containing:
- a CDS encoding transglycosylase SLT domain-containing protein, whose translation is MTRPLLFLLCLLALLPVTASARLVGPPEVWQQPGEARDLAQIRRSGVLKVLVNQSRNSSGEVKGQSVGIEYHRIRAFEQYLNRNARDGREIKLKIIPMPKDRLLAALQRGEGDLVAPGELVGHGVGANVSASAPLRKDVPIVLVSRQGQRRYQRLEQLSGRSIALPVGSAAGDALRQVNERLAARKLAPIVIEWVDSTLAVEDVLEMVQAGIYPLTAVEQPIAERWVKVMPKLRLDKHLVLDRQGDMTWFVRRNAPTLRASVDRFLAEYRTPSDQDAAFQRIYRRVYKLHNPLARTERQRLERVRPVLQRYADQHDFDWLNLAALAYKESSLNPAARGASGATGLMQITPGAARSVGVGNIQKLENNVQASAKYLAKLRRSFFASARLEERERMAFVLAAYNLGPQRVQGMRAEARRRGLDPNRWFFQVERIAAEQIGMGVVSYVNSVNKYYLAFDRERYLLEPAERPVKAKK
- a CDS encoding TatD family hydrolase; amino-acid sequence: MQLIDIGVNLTHPSLARDARALLERAQAAGVCQMVLTGTNPEDSEKALLAAEQLDESGLRLFSTAGIHPHEASDWNSDSERQLRALLGEARVCAVGECGLDFNRDFSPRPLQEKALEEQLALAVELGKPVFLHERDADERLLAIVREFRDRLSAAVVHCFTGEKRALYGYLDLDLHIGITGWICDERRGTHLHSLVRDIPRGRLMLESDAPYLLPRSLRPKPKHGHNEPAFLGEVLREVAQHRGETQEDLARHTTACARDFFGLPVID
- a CDS encoding methyl-accepting chemotaxis protein, translated to MGTWIRDLSLKYKFWAVNAVAFLTTLLLVLHALHLERQGRADDARKAAAAQAQWLQSWPAGQPLPASPQLLSFAAGDTAKLPGGQSLANTNGWVALEHDALFGDDPIIGAQVFDRADGQRVAVLASSPSLAQVFAARVFDYGISVFLLMLALLAASQLLIRFLLSHLDTLKGVMLHVERSGDLSARVPLESRDEVGQMAGAFNAMQAGYERVVSTVAQAVARLDEGAARLAGSMGEVRQGMLGQQSETDQAATAINEMSATVHHIAQHAADTRDQSQNADQLAGAGRLVVERVETSIAGLSSGVQQTAETIQRLAEDSQKISGVVNVIHGIAEQTNLLALNAAIEAARAGEMGRGFAVVADEVRNLAKRVQDSTDEITSMINTLQAGTRDAVEFMRESSLKADDCVQAAHEAGAALAAITGAVAQMRESNTQIAVAAEQQSQVAEEMTRAVVGIRDVTELTVGQTVESAATSNQLAGLASELSLAIRQLKLRA
- a CDS encoding Mpo1-like protein, translated to MGKRLPNLHAWQWRSYSDNHQHPANLILHVLAVPLFILAAITLVYGLFSFSFRPLVLGIIGIAASLALQARGHKLEAQQPEPFAGRRDAMGRLLVEQFVTFPRFLLSGRWWRNWRNKR
- a CDS encoding acyl-CoA thioesterase II produces the protein MRFSELIQAARSNPSAVVVPAAWGQGRAAFGGVVAALAFEAMRAKVEAGRPVRSLATTFVGPLEPEVPASFEAELLREGKAVSQVFCRVVQKGQVVALVQGSFGGSRQSVVQMDAEPAPEMKPVEDCYELPFIPGVTPEFTRHLAMRWSIGGLPFSGSRERDMGGWVRFRGDVVQEPLTESHLLALVDAWPPATVPHLPSPAPGSTLTWTIEFVQPLAALDTLDWCKYRARIEHARDGYGHAAAALWSASGELVALSRQTVVVFG
- a CDS encoding CHAD domain-containing protein — translated: MARMLDDLIAQVIGLEVRLRACVERLAAGTDAEALHDLRVTTRRLRSLLRPLRGLPAVDVLNEAAADLARLSGPLRDLEVLIAELRGHGLDRLTTPREKARRSGYAQLLLAPELTRLFQVLEAWPHLMRVYDREKLMKAPRQSVENSLRKSRRRLERGLRDPAHDRHRLRLLIKRLRYGLDAYQGVVSLSPRTMRLLVGAQSALGKWHDNLQWLARAEHEPDLRPRVRAWQVALHAAEVRSDRVLEKLLRRLS
- a CDS encoding DUF3488 and DUF4129 domain-containing transglutaminase family protein, which produces MKASLPITRIGLTWLLVAQVLVILPHLPYLPLWIIAMWLGCAAWRIQIFRMRAEYPGRLVRIGLILAAGLGVFFSRGTLVGLEAAVVLLVAVFILKLVELRSQRDALVLILLGFFTQVTAYLFNDGMLAALYSLLPVCALLAALVGLQQSRFAERPLVPLKAAGGLLLQAIPLMLLLFLFFPRLGPLWSLPLPSDKGVTGLSDVMSPADIAELSRSGDLAFRASFEGPVPPLNQLYWRALTLERFDGRRWSQTLGAQQGPAAIWRRQGEPLRYSIVMQPSARPWLFGLDVAETSAEGVRARADFGLERRRPVERPLLYQVTSWPAALREPEGDPATLRRALQLPPQGDPRSRAWAEELKQRHAEPQQLVEALLAHFNREPFVYTLKPPPLGTDNVDAFLFDTRRGFCAHYAGAMTFVLRAAGIPARVVAGYQGGELNPSGNYVLVHQFDAHAWVEYWLPGRGWVSVDPTFQVSPSRIERGLEEALAGEQSFLEGSPLSPLRFRQLAWLNQLRLGWDNLNYGWQRWVLGYQGELQLQLVRGWFGSIDGRALGIGLVAAGAVLLALLALVLFAPWRRERDRQLRQFQVFERLLARHGVQRRKGEGARTFAERASRELPRQAAQISAFLAAFEASRYADRPAADPAKPLRALRKALPWRLRGVRG